The following proteins come from a genomic window of Rhodococcus qingshengii JCM 15477:
- a CDS encoding PaaI family thioesterase, translated as MTEHTPNTNTPETAGPEPFEAEDWIRTFAVAPPEHVDLPPHHPHCLGCGPANPHGHQLRVRRDAHGVYAHHSFDSRHVGAPAIAHGGAVATVLDDLFGFLLYTVGELAVTRHLAIDYLAPVLLDTPYTLRSHIHSRAGRKLHLRATIENNHAHVVTTATALFLIVDIDHFLTPRHNASAATAPTTHEDQQGPQMDSP; from the coding sequence ATGACCGAGCACACACCCAACACCAACACACCCGAGACCGCCGGCCCCGAACCTTTCGAGGCCGAGGACTGGATCCGTACCTTCGCTGTGGCGCCGCCTGAACACGTCGACCTGCCGCCTCACCACCCCCACTGCCTTGGTTGCGGACCGGCTAACCCTCACGGCCACCAGTTGCGCGTCCGACGCGACGCACACGGCGTCTACGCCCACCACAGCTTCGATTCCCGCCATGTCGGCGCCCCAGCGATTGCCCACGGGGGCGCGGTCGCCACCGTCCTCGACGACTTGTTCGGGTTTCTGCTCTACACCGTGGGAGAGCTCGCCGTCACCCGCCACCTCGCTATCGACTACCTCGCCCCGGTCCTGCTCGACACCCCCTACACCCTCCGCTCTCACATCCACTCCCGCGCAGGCCGCAAACTACACCTGCGAGCCACCATCGAAAACAACCACGCCCACGTGGTCACTACCGCCACCGCACTGTTCCTCATCGTCGACATCGACCACTTCCTGACCCCCCGACACAACGCCTCGGCGGCGACCGCGCCCACTACACACGAAGACCAACAAGGCCCTCAGATGGACAGTCCCTGA
- a CDS encoding AraC family transcriptional regulator codes for MILDDEGVPPLLFVQLLERQAFDPDAVARLRNIMSREGTDEATLIQRDVQAPIRWFREVYPELDVDQATLLGFAFAEQAQLTSFGPLSSPLVSAGSVAEIVELLTYLPLISTALSPQFHPSDHGLTIGFTAHTSDPALDCLVVAYCGSALLRLLDMLAGDMPTVTLHLSWPVPPLLSNHEDLIAGRLFFGAPMSFLHVPADTLNEVCRFSDPLTYRLAIGDLQRTLDQRGRTTSFSEKTRRLLEKEPAQGSIHWVARELSISVSTLKRRLSEEGTTFRELRQSFLRERAMLRLLDRSMSVTEVATELGYSDLTNFSHAFKRWTGRSPNEFRHP; via the coding sequence ATGATCCTCGATGACGAGGGTGTGCCCCCGCTCCTGTTCGTGCAATTGCTCGAGCGCCAAGCATTCGACCCAGACGCCGTCGCGCGGCTTCGCAACATCATGTCTCGCGAAGGAACCGACGAGGCGACGCTGATTCAGCGCGACGTTCAGGCCCCCATACGGTGGTTTCGGGAGGTCTACCCCGAACTCGACGTCGACCAGGCAACACTGCTCGGCTTTGCGTTCGCTGAACAGGCCCAGTTGACGTCCTTCGGCCCGTTGAGTTCTCCGCTGGTCAGCGCAGGCTCGGTAGCCGAGATCGTGGAGTTGCTCACCTATCTGCCGTTGATCTCGACAGCTCTCAGTCCACAGTTCCATCCAAGTGACCACGGCCTCACCATCGGGTTCACCGCACACACAAGCGATCCGGCCCTGGACTGCCTGGTCGTCGCCTACTGCGGGTCGGCGCTACTGCGACTGCTTGACATGCTCGCCGGCGACATGCCTACCGTCACACTCCACTTGAGTTGGCCGGTGCCGCCCCTCCTGTCCAATCATGAGGACTTAATAGCCGGGCGCCTGTTTTTCGGCGCTCCGATGTCCTTCCTTCATGTTCCCGCGGACACGCTTAACGAGGTTTGCCGGTTCTCCGATCCCCTCACATACCGACTCGCCATCGGCGATCTGCAGCGAACTCTCGACCAGCGGGGCAGGACCACGTCGTTTTCGGAGAAGACGAGACGGCTGCTGGAGAAGGAGCCCGCACAGGGGAGTATCCACTGGGTCGCACGCGAGTTGTCGATATCCGTCAGCACACTCAAGCGGCGCCTCTCCGAAGAGGGGACCACTTTCCGCGAGTTGCGCCAGTCATTCCTGCGCGAGCGTGCGATGCTGCGGCTACTCGACCGATCAATGTCGGTGACTGAGGTCGCCACGGAGCTCGGATACAGTGACCTCACCAACTTCTCACACGCCTTCAAGCGATGGACCGGCCGTTCTCCGAACGAGTTCCGGCATCCATGA
- a CDS encoding transglutaminase-like domain-containing protein, with amino-acid sequence MNKAPLAHSWATDFLDIEHESVRAFTAAAVGDAGTDRDKAKRLFAAVRDQIRYDPYTVSDDPAHYRASFVLETGRAYCVPKAVLLTAVCRAAGIPALLGFADVRNHLQTEALRALMGGTDLFVYHGYSHLYVNGRWMKATPAFNTELCARFGVPPVDFDGEHDALLHAFAADGALHMEYVRERGVFDDLPLNTILTELRHTYGQRIFERTPVLADAFTDTPDRCTQPDGIARGLHSLPEAR; translated from the coding sequence ATGAATAAGGCACCGCTGGCGCACTCGTGGGCGACCGACTTCCTCGACATCGAGCACGAGTCCGTCCGGGCGTTCACCGCCGCCGCGGTTGGGGATGCGGGCACCGACCGGGACAAGGCGAAGCGCCTCTTCGCCGCCGTCCGCGACCAGATCCGGTACGACCCCTACACGGTGTCGGACGATCCCGCCCATTATCGAGCAAGCTTCGTCCTCGAGACCGGGCGCGCCTATTGCGTCCCGAAGGCGGTGCTCTTGACCGCGGTGTGCCGTGCGGCAGGGATTCCGGCGCTACTGGGGTTTGCCGACGTCCGAAATCATTTGCAGACCGAAGCGTTGCGAGCGCTCATGGGCGGCACAGACCTGTTCGTCTATCACGGCTACAGCCATCTCTACGTCAACGGCCGGTGGATGAAGGCGACCCCGGCGTTCAACACCGAGTTGTGTGCCCGTTTCGGGGTGCCGCCGGTGGATTTCGACGGCGAGCACGACGCCCTCCTGCACGCCTTCGCCGCCGACGGAGCCCTGCACATGGAGTATGTCCGCGAGCGCGGCGTCTTCGACGACCTGCCTTTGAACACGATCTTGACCGAGCTTCGGCATACCTATGGACAGCGAATCTTTGAGCGCACCCCCGTGCTCGCTGACGCTTTCACCGACACACCCGACAGATGCACCCAGCCCGACGGGATCGCCCGCGGGCTCCACTCACTCCCGGAGGCCCGATGA
- a CDS encoding universal stress protein, producing MTAYRTILVDTDGSDYSYRVVDHAAELAHVTHARLLIICARHDIDERALGTDVDRLRATTPTDAILRTAHQHAIAHGAVDIETRILPEPTVRALFHLAGPTADDLIVTANPHRSPLARLLFTSPAELAHKAHCDILIANGEDTYGRRP from the coding sequence ATGACGGCCTATCGCACGATCCTCGTCGACACCGACGGATCCGACTACTCCTACCGCGTGGTCGACCACGCCGCCGAGCTGGCTCACGTCACCCACGCCCGACTCCTGATCATCTGCGCCCGTCACGACATCGACGAACGCGCACTCGGTACTGACGTCGACCGGCTGCGAGCTACCACACCCACCGACGCCATCCTGCGCACCGCGCACCAACATGCGATCGCCCACGGCGCCGTCGACATCGAAACTCGCATCCTGCCCGAGCCCACCGTCCGCGCACTGTTTCACCTAGCCGGCCCGACCGCCGACGACCTCATCGTCACCGCGAACCCCCACCGGTCACCACTGGCCCGGCTGCTATTCACCTCGCCGGCCGAGCTTGCCCACAAAGCCCACTGCGACATCCTCATTGCTAATGGTGAGGACACCTACGGAAGGCGTCCATGA
- a CDS encoding 2Fe-2S iron-sulfur cluster-binding protein encodes MAVVTFVSHDGKKHEVPFQEGQSLMQVATNNAVPGIDGDCGGEAACGTCHVIVDPQWSEEVGLSGSDEEEMLAMNPERQPTSRLSCQIPVSEAWDGLTVLMPEFQM; translated from the coding sequence ATGGCAGTTGTCACCTTTGTCTCACACGACGGCAAGAAGCACGAGGTCCCTTTCCAAGAAGGACAGTCGCTGATGCAGGTCGCGACCAACAATGCAGTGCCCGGCATCGACGGCGACTGCGGAGGCGAGGCCGCGTGCGGCACCTGCCATGTGATCGTCGATCCGCAGTGGTCCGAGGAGGTGGGCCTCTCCGGCTCCGACGAGGAGGAGATGCTCGCGATGAACCCTGAGCGTCAACCGACCTCTCGACTGTCCTGCCAGATTCCGGTCTCCGAGGCGTGGGACGGCCTGACCGTCCTAATGCCTGAGTTTCAGATGTGA
- a CDS encoding cytochrome P450 yields the protein MKFSEAIAAKVQSTIPMERQIQGAQLYDKTRRWVTGANGERLFIESPIPPVEDVELADIDLSNPFLYRQGRWQSYFERVRNEAPVHYQPNSPFGPFWSVTRHADIMAVDKNHEVFSAEPLIVIGVPPRFLDIEMFIAMDPPRHDAQRAAVQGVVAPKNLREMEGLIRSRVQEVLDNLPVDQPFDWVQNVSVELTARMLATLLDFPYEQRRKLAYWSDLASSMEQANGGPSDNDEVFRGMRDMARGLSTLWRDKAARTAAGEEPGFDLITLLQSNEDTKDLIDRPMEFLGNLVLLIVGGNDTTRNSMSGGVLALNRFPDQFEKLKANPDLIPNMVSEIIRWQTPLAYMRRIAKADTVLNGQFIRKGDKVVMWYASGNRDERMFDRPDDFIIDRANARNHISFGFGVHRCMGNRLAELQLRILWEELLSRFEKIEVVGEPEYVQSNFVRGISKMMVRLTPKSDV from the coding sequence ATGAAGTTTTCTGAGGCAATCGCCGCTAAGGTTCAGTCGACTATCCCGATGGAGCGGCAGATCCAGGGCGCACAACTGTACGACAAGACGCGGCGATGGGTGACCGGAGCGAACGGAGAGAGGCTTTTCATCGAGAGCCCCATCCCTCCTGTGGAGGACGTCGAACTCGCCGACATCGACCTCAGCAACCCTTTCCTCTATCGCCAGGGGCGCTGGCAGTCGTACTTCGAGCGCGTACGCAACGAGGCTCCGGTCCACTACCAGCCTAACAGTCCGTTCGGGCCGTTCTGGTCCGTCACAAGGCATGCCGACATCATGGCCGTCGACAAGAACCACGAGGTCTTCTCCGCCGAGCCGTTGATCGTCATCGGGGTTCCACCTCGTTTTCTTGATATCGAGATGTTCATAGCGATGGATCCGCCACGACACGACGCGCAGCGGGCCGCTGTCCAAGGCGTGGTCGCACCGAAGAACCTGCGTGAGATGGAGGGTCTGATTCGATCGCGCGTCCAGGAGGTGCTGGACAACCTGCCCGTGGATCAGCCGTTCGACTGGGTCCAGAACGTCTCGGTCGAGTTGACCGCTCGGATGCTTGCGACCCTCCTGGACTTTCCCTACGAGCAGCGCCGCAAGCTCGCTTACTGGTCTGATCTCGCATCCTCGATGGAGCAAGCCAACGGCGGCCCCTCGGACAATGACGAGGTGTTCCGCGGCATGCGCGACATGGCGCGAGGTCTCAGCACTCTCTGGCGCGACAAGGCTGCCCGGACAGCTGCCGGGGAGGAACCCGGATTCGACTTGATCACCCTGTTGCAGAGCAACGAAGACACCAAGGATCTGATCGACCGACCGATGGAGTTCCTGGGCAACCTTGTGTTGCTGATCGTCGGAGGCAACGACACGACGCGGAACTCGATGAGCGGCGGTGTTCTCGCGTTGAACCGGTTCCCTGACCAGTTCGAGAAGCTGAAGGCGAACCCTGACCTGATCCCCAATATGGTCTCGGAGATCATTCGGTGGCAAACACCGTTGGCCTACATGCGCCGGATCGCCAAGGCCGACACCGTGCTGAACGGGCAGTTCATCCGCAAGGGCGACAAGGTAGTGATGTGGTACGCCTCAGGCAACCGTGATGAGCGGATGTTCGATCGGCCCGACGACTTCATCATCGACCGGGCCAACGCTCGCAACCACATCTCCTTCGGCTTCGGTGTCCACCGCTGCATGGGCAACCGACTGGCGGAATTACAGCTGCGGATTCTCTGGGAAGAGTTGCTTTCTCGCTTCGAAAAGATCGAGGTCGTCGGCGAGCCCGAGTATGTGCAGTCCAACTTTGTCAGGGGCATCAGCAAGATGATGGTCCGTCTCACCCCGAAATCCGACGTATGA
- a CDS encoding MFS transporter → MLTVSCLAVALVVAAMAALYSALPQIAVETGATQAQLTWIVDGYTLVLACLVLPAGAIGDRYGRRGVLVTGLAVFSVASALPLLLADPVWLIAARALAGVGAALVMPSTLSILTAGFAAAHRGRAVGVWAGVAGSGAVLGILGAGVLLERWSWPSVFVGLTVAGVVLAGLACTIAESRESEHPPVDWVGAAVVAVAIAAIVFAAIEVPARGWADQLVAAIAGVGLLAAVVFVIVELRSSAPLLDVRLFARRGFGAGSLSVTIQFLVTFGVFLLLVQYLQLILGYGPLASALALAPMVVPLVVISVIAPWLSSLVGLKVMTVSGLLAIAAGLVLVSRLTVAADYPGLLWPLLIMSAGLGLCTAPATYAIVADTPAAKQGVAAAVNDAAREIGAAIGIAVAGSVLAAGYTHHIQPALPQLPEPARGPVADSLAAALQVADQAGPAAQPLAEFAKAAFVHGSSQAALTLAALTAAGAIVLAVLSPGPTTRRSRASRTHTNTPPRSNTPFS, encoded by the coding sequence ATGCTGACGGTGTCGTGCCTGGCGGTGGCGCTGGTGGTCGCGGCCATGGCGGCGTTGTACTCGGCGTTGCCGCAGATCGCGGTCGAGACCGGGGCGACGCAAGCCCAGTTGACCTGGATCGTCGACGGTTACACGCTGGTGCTGGCGTGTCTTGTGCTGCCTGCCGGAGCAATCGGTGACCGTTACGGGCGTCGCGGTGTGCTGGTCACGGGGCTGGCGGTGTTCTCGGTCGCGTCGGCGCTGCCGCTGCTGCTGGCCGACCCGGTGTGGCTGATCGCAGCGCGCGCGCTGGCCGGGGTGGGCGCGGCGCTGGTGATGCCTTCGACGCTGTCGATCCTGACCGCGGGGTTCGCCGCTGCCCATCGTGGCCGGGCGGTGGGGGTGTGGGCCGGAGTTGCGGGGTCAGGGGCAGTGCTGGGCATCCTCGGCGCCGGGGTACTGCTCGAGCGGTGGTCATGGCCTTCGGTGTTCGTCGGGTTGACCGTGGCGGGGGTGGTGCTGGCGGGGTTGGCGTGCACTATCGCCGAGTCCCGAGAGAGCGAGCATCCCCCGGTGGACTGGGTGGGTGCGGCGGTGGTGGCCGTCGCGATCGCGGCGATCGTGTTCGCCGCGATCGAGGTTCCCGCGCGGGGCTGGGCCGACCAGCTCGTCGCCGCTATCGCCGGGGTCGGTCTCCTGGCAGCGGTGGTGTTTGTGATCGTAGAGCTGCGGTCTTCTGCGCCACTACTGGACGTGCGGTTGTTCGCCCGCCGCGGTTTCGGGGCCGGCTCGCTGTCGGTGACCATCCAGTTCCTGGTTACCTTCGGAGTGTTCCTGCTGTTGGTGCAGTACCTGCAGCTGATCCTCGGCTATGGGCCGCTGGCCTCGGCACTGGCGTTGGCGCCGATGGTGGTGCCGCTGGTCGTGATCTCGGTAATCGCACCGTGGTTGTCGAGCCTCGTCGGGTTGAAAGTGATGACCGTCTCAGGACTGCTTGCCATCGCTGCCGGACTGGTGCTGGTAAGCCGGTTGACCGTGGCCGCGGACTATCCCGGCCTGCTGTGGCCGCTGCTGATCATGAGCGCGGGTCTGGGATTGTGCACCGCCCCGGCGACCTACGCCATCGTCGCCGACACCCCTGCGGCCAAACAGGGGGTCGCCGCCGCGGTCAACGACGCTGCCCGCGAGATCGGCGCCGCGATCGGGATCGCCGTGGCTGGCAGCGTGCTCGCCGCAGGCTATACCCACCACATCCAGCCCGCTCTGCCCCAGCTTCCCGAGCCCGCCCGCGGCCCGGTCGCCGATTCCCTGGCCGCTGCTCTGCAGGTCGCTGACCAGGCCGGACCGGCGGCCCAACCGCTGGCCGAGTTCGCCAAGGCAGCGTTCGTGCACGGCAGCAGCCAGGCCGCGCTCACGCTGGCCGCCCTCACCGCCGCCGGGGCGATCGTGCTGGCAGTCCTCTCTCCCGGCCCCACCACCCGCCGCTCCCGCGCGTCACGCACTCACACGAACACCCCTCCCCGCTCGAACACCCCCTTCTCGTGA
- a CDS encoding aldehyde dehydrogenase family protein codes for MSTATTADALDVRNPADGRLVATVPIDTRETVNSIAADLRRAQLGWAQASPRQRSRWLHRWRDWILAHTDELTDLLQAETGKVRPDALVETTASCEFITYYANHAEKFLADEQVRSAGLLSLPKRLSKTYHPYPVVGLITPWNFPITLFLMDAAPALAAGCAVLAKSSEETPLTCARVVEGWHEIGAPPVLAHVVGASEAGAAVVDAADFVQFTGSTATGRTIAIRCAEQLKPVSLELGGKDPAIVLEDADLARAVEGIAWGGLFNAGQVCISVERVYVVSEIYDEFVARLAQRVRSLTQGAAAGDDVGAMVTARQVEIADRHVSQAVAAGAQVLAGGTLSAVGNYYAPTVVVGVDHTMACMTEETFGPTIPVMRVADEDEAIHLANDSAFGLSATVWTRDHARARRIAQRLDAGAVNINDVFSNLFATTLPHSGWKASGIGARLGGAYGLHKYCRVQSVTEPRIPVLTRELTWYPYTSRRTAIAEKVLRAAAGRGLRQRLGLNKEHSK; via the coding sequence ATGAGCACGGCGACCACAGCGGATGCCCTGGACGTACGCAACCCCGCCGACGGCCGGCTGGTCGCAACCGTCCCCATCGATACCCGCGAGACCGTGAACAGCATCGCGGCCGATCTCCGCCGCGCTCAGCTCGGGTGGGCTCAGGCAAGCCCGCGGCAACGCTCCCGATGGTTGCATCGCTGGCGAGACTGGATCCTGGCTCACACCGACGAACTCACCGATCTGCTGCAAGCCGAAACAGGCAAGGTGCGCCCCGACGCCCTGGTTGAGACGACAGCATCGTGCGAGTTCATCACCTACTACGCAAACCATGCCGAGAAGTTTCTCGCTGACGAGCAAGTCCGATCCGCAGGTCTGCTAAGTCTGCCGAAACGGTTGTCCAAGACCTACCACCCGTACCCGGTTGTCGGGCTCATCACACCGTGGAACTTCCCGATCACCCTCTTCCTCATGGATGCAGCTCCTGCGCTGGCTGCCGGATGCGCAGTCCTGGCGAAGTCCTCGGAAGAGACGCCACTGACCTGTGCACGAGTCGTCGAGGGCTGGCACGAGATCGGCGCCCCACCGGTTTTGGCGCATGTTGTGGGTGCTAGCGAAGCAGGTGCTGCGGTCGTGGACGCCGCTGACTTCGTTCAGTTCACGGGCTCGACAGCCACCGGGAGGACAATCGCGATCCGCTGTGCCGAGCAATTGAAGCCTGTGAGCTTGGAGTTAGGCGGTAAAGATCCGGCGATCGTGCTGGAGGACGCCGACCTTGCTCGTGCTGTGGAGGGGATCGCGTGGGGCGGTCTGTTCAACGCGGGGCAGGTCTGCATCTCAGTCGAGCGGGTGTATGTGGTCTCTGAGATCTACGACGAGTTCGTGGCCCGGCTGGCTCAACGAGTACGGTCACTTACCCAAGGTGCCGCGGCAGGTGACGACGTAGGTGCGATGGTCACGGCGAGACAGGTCGAGATAGCCGATCGCCACGTCAGCCAGGCAGTGGCGGCAGGTGCGCAGGTACTGGCCGGCGGAACCCTAAGCGCGGTCGGGAACTACTACGCTCCAACCGTTGTGGTCGGCGTCGACCACACAATGGCCTGCATGACCGAGGAGACCTTCGGCCCCACGATCCCTGTGATGCGTGTCGCGGACGAGGACGAGGCCATCCACCTGGCTAACGACTCGGCGTTCGGCTTGTCTGCCACAGTGTGGACCCGCGACCATGCTCGTGCGCGGCGTATCGCACAACGTCTGGACGCGGGTGCAGTCAACATCAACGACGTCTTCAGCAACCTCTTCGCCACCACACTGCCGCACAGTGGATGGAAGGCCTCAGGTATCGGTGCGCGACTAGGCGGCGCCTACGGACTTCACAAATACTGCCGGGTCCAGTCCGTGACCGAGCCGCGGATCCCTGTCCTGACACGAGAACTCACGTGGTACCCGTACACCTCCCGACGTACGGCCATCGCCGAAAAAGTATTGCGTGCAGCAGCCGGTCGCGGTCTACGACAACGCCTCGGCCTGAACAAGGAGCACAGCAAGTGA
- a CDS encoding NAD(P)/FAD-dependent oxidoreductase, whose product MTLHRALVVGASHAGAQLAASLRQEGWTGEIVLIGDESTLPYQRPPLSKAYLAGKSTLDELAIRNADFYSKQGIQVLNATVEAIDRSGGHLSLSTGGALAYDQLALCTGARPRRLPTPGANLAGVYYLRTVADVEMIRVAAHAGRRAVIIGGGYIGLETAASLRALGLEVTVLEATGRVLERVTAPEVSAFFDRIHRQEGVKIRTGVLVEVLSGEDRVREVVLSGGESIPADLVIVGIGVEPNTDLAAAAGLVIDNGVVIDDQARTSDPDIVAAGDCASHSMARYSRPLRLESVPSAHEQAKVAAATVCGKSKKIAALPWFWSDQYDLKLQIAGLNTGYDEVILSGDPTRDRDFTCFYLREGELIGADCINRPRDFMFSKRVITQQLPIDRTELALASSA is encoded by the coding sequence ATGACCTTACATCGGGCCCTCGTCGTCGGGGCCAGCCATGCCGGAGCCCAACTCGCGGCCAGTCTTCGACAGGAAGGGTGGACCGGCGAGATCGTTCTCATCGGCGATGAGTCGACGTTGCCCTACCAACGCCCTCCTTTGTCGAAGGCGTACCTGGCCGGGAAGAGCACACTCGACGAGCTTGCGATCCGCAATGCCGATTTCTATAGCAAGCAGGGAATCCAAGTCCTGAATGCGACGGTGGAGGCGATCGACCGCTCGGGTGGTCATCTCTCACTGAGTACCGGCGGCGCACTAGCTTACGACCAGCTTGCGCTGTGCACTGGCGCCCGCCCTCGGCGACTCCCCACCCCGGGAGCCAACTTGGCCGGAGTCTACTACTTACGCACAGTCGCAGACGTCGAGATGATCCGAGTGGCCGCCCACGCAGGACGTCGGGCAGTGATCATCGGCGGCGGTTACATCGGACTGGAGACGGCTGCCTCGTTGCGTGCACTGGGGCTGGAGGTCACCGTGCTCGAGGCGACTGGGCGCGTCCTTGAGCGGGTCACTGCCCCCGAAGTATCAGCGTTCTTCGACCGTATTCACCGGCAGGAGGGCGTGAAAATCCGGACGGGTGTGCTGGTCGAGGTTCTGTCCGGCGAGGACAGGGTCCGTGAAGTAGTTCTGTCCGGTGGCGAGTCAATTCCCGCTGACCTCGTCATTGTCGGCATCGGCGTTGAGCCGAACACCGATCTTGCCGCCGCCGCAGGTCTGGTCATTGATAACGGCGTCGTGATCGACGACCAGGCCCGGACCAGCGACCCCGACATCGTGGCCGCCGGGGATTGCGCAAGCCACAGCATGGCTCGCTACAGCCGCCCTCTACGCCTGGAGTCTGTGCCGAGCGCGCACGAGCAAGCCAAGGTCGCTGCCGCGACGGTGTGTGGGAAGTCCAAGAAGATAGCGGCGCTTCCATGGTTCTGGTCGGATCAATATGATCTCAAGCTCCAGATCGCCGGTCTGAACACCGGTTACGACGAAGTCATCCTCAGCGGAGACCCGACCCGAGACCGCGACTTCACCTGCTTCTACCTCCGTGAGGGAGAGCTTATTGGCGCCGACTGCATCAACCGCCCCCGTGACTTCATGTTCAGCAAGCGGGTAATCACGCAGCAACTCCCCATCGACCGAACTGAACTGGCGCTTGCCAGCTCCGCCTGA
- a CDS encoding three-helix bundle dimerization domain-containing protein, protein MKTEEEERLIAHAVTRLSVKYPSISADVVADAVASAHAHFDGHKVRDFVPLLVERMAGEKLSSLVAS, encoded by the coding sequence ATGAAAACCGAAGAGGAAGAACGACTGATCGCTCATGCGGTGACGCGGTTGTCGGTGAAGTATCCGTCGATATCGGCTGATGTCGTTGCGGACGCTGTTGCGTCTGCTCATGCTCATTTCGACGGTCACAAGGTGCGTGATTTTGTTCCTCTGCTCGTCGAGCGCATGGCGGGTGAGAAACTTTCCTCGCTGGTCGCTTCATAA
- a CDS encoding cytochrome P450 yields the protein MTNIIHLPLAKGRERLSSVLMVPLPSRVDAALLGASDRWPVRELAPPPAGSGLKPVLGTAGMPLLGHTLDYIRFGSNFSRARYQRLGPVSWMGAFGTKIVAVAGPDAIQEVLTTKAKSFSQDGWTYLIDAFFHRGLMLMSFDEHRMHRRIMQEAFTRDRLAGYVDQLGPTLEASIPGWTAGQSTTRIYPLLKALTLDVATKVFMAGRGGSEDTDAINDAFVATVRAASSIIRFPLPGTRWRAGVRGRALLEDYFTRHLPAARSGQGGDLFAGLCHARTADGEAFTDEDVVSHMIFLMMAAHDTSTITTTAAAYFLAKHPAWQERARAESDRLGGRRPDIDDLDSLETLDLVIKETLRLVAPVPIVMRKTVEDVDIAGHHIPADTLVAVAPSVNHFDESCWTDPDTFDPDRFSEPRREDQNHRLGWIPFGGGVHKCIGLHFGTLEVKAILHHMLRTYTWTVPDQYEARWDNTSLPIPVDGLPITLERR from the coding sequence GTGACGAACATTATCCATCTCCCGCTGGCGAAGGGTCGTGAGCGACTCTCGTCGGTCCTCATGGTGCCACTGCCGAGTCGGGTCGACGCGGCCCTGCTCGGGGCCAGTGACCGGTGGCCTGTCCGAGAGCTCGCCCCGCCCCCGGCGGGGTCAGGCCTCAAACCGGTCTTAGGGACCGCTGGCATGCCTCTGCTCGGTCACACCCTGGACTACATCCGGTTCGGATCTAACTTCTCCCGGGCCAGGTACCAGCGGCTAGGACCTGTGTCGTGGATGGGCGCCTTCGGCACGAAAATAGTGGCGGTTGCCGGACCGGATGCCATACAGGAGGTGCTGACCACCAAGGCGAAGTCGTTCTCCCAGGACGGGTGGACCTATCTCATCGATGCCTTTTTTCATCGGGGCCTGATGTTGATGAGCTTCGACGAACACAGGATGCATCGGCGGATCATGCAGGAGGCGTTCACCCGCGACCGACTCGCCGGCTACGTCGACCAGCTCGGCCCGACGCTGGAGGCCAGCATCCCAGGGTGGACAGCGGGACAATCCACCACGCGCATCTACCCGCTGCTGAAGGCACTAACTCTCGACGTCGCCACGAAGGTCTTCATGGCAGGTCGGGGGGGTAGCGAGGATACCGATGCCATCAACGACGCCTTCGTGGCCACCGTGCGTGCGGCCAGCTCGATCATCCGTTTCCCGTTACCGGGGACTCGTTGGCGAGCGGGAGTCCGTGGGCGCGCGCTCTTGGAGGACTACTTCACCCGGCACCTGCCGGCGGCTCGAAGTGGCCAAGGAGGCGACCTCTTTGCGGGGCTGTGCCATGCGCGCACGGCCGACGGTGAGGCGTTCACCGATGAGGACGTCGTTAGCCACATGATCTTCTTGATGATGGCGGCCCACGACACATCGACCATCACCACCACCGCTGCCGCCTACTTCCTCGCCAAGCACCCGGCCTGGCAGGAACGGGCGCGGGCCGAGTCCGACCGACTCGGTGGACGCCGCCCGGACATCGACGACCTGGACTCACTGGAGACTCTCGACCTGGTGATCAAGGAGACACTCCGTCTGGTGGCGCCCGTGCCCATCGTGATGCGCAAGACGGTCGAAGACGTGGATATCGCCGGCCACCACATCCCGGCGGACACCCTGGTGGCCGTGGCTCCGTCGGTGAACCACTTCGACGAGTCGTGCTGGACCGACCCCGACACCTTTGACCCTGACCGCTTCAGCGAACCGCGGCGTGAGGACCAGAATCACCGCCTCGGGTGGATCCCCTTCGGAGGAGGGGTACACAAGTGCATCGGTCTGCACTTCGGCACCCTCGAAGTCAAGGCGATTCTGCACCACATGCTACGCACCTACACCTGGACGGTCCCCGATCAGTATGAAGCGAGGTGGGACAACACCTCGCTCCCCATTCCGGTCGACGGGTTGCCGATAACTCTGGAGCGCAGATGA